TCAAATACCAAACAGGCAATGACATTACCAAACTACAGTTACAAAAGCTGATCTTTAATGATATAATATAAACACCATACCAAACCAACATAACAGACCTCATGTATGTCTATTCTAAGAACACAGAACAACACAACAAAAGAGGCATATAAAAACCTAATTgggataaataaataaaataaaataaaataaaagcttgATATGATATATCTCATTGAGTAACTATAGTTCCTCGAAAAATTACAAAACGAAATGAATaataacacaaacaaaatttcataacaTCAATTGTCATGACAAGAAAGCTGCAAGCAGGTAATCAAATAATACAACTACCtcttaaaaaaccaaaaaggcaATAAAGGTTCATCCCCTTCCAGCAATCCTCAATAAAGGAGAAATGATACCCTGTAGCTCTTGCAAAGAATGTTGCATCCGTATCTCCTCCTCAACAGACCGCTTAAGGTTTCTAATTTGACCCTTCAAGGCCTCAGAACTTCTGATATCTTCAACCCGCATTTCAAGAACCTTCTTAGTCAATCCCATCAACAAACCTGAGAATCTTGGCACTGTAGAATACTTTTGTAAGAACATCAACAGCAACCCAAGCTCCTCATTATCCAGATTCTCAACACACTTCAACAATTTCCTCCTTGCCACCAATTCCTCCATCACCGCCACCACATTCTCCGGATTCTTATTGCCCAACACTGACACCAGTGCCTCCTTGTGCCTAAACTTCTTCAACAACTTATCATGCTCTGCCAACTTTACCTTCTTTGGCCTCATAACCAAATAATCCCCCTCCTTAGGCTTATCACCCTGCCCTCTATGAAAATACCGAAAATATGAAGGCCTCATAACCCTTCTCTCCTGCTCCACACCTAAACTCCAAAAGCTTCTCAAACCACTCTCCATATTCTCCTCCTTCGTTTTTCTCTTCCCAACATACATTACCCCATTCGAACTCCCAATCACTCTCACCCCACAATCTGGTGAAAACCCAATTGACATAAGTGGTGCAGGGAACCTCATAGAATGTGTGACCTTCATCCTCCCATAATCAAACACCTTCATATACCCATCCAATCCCACACTCAAAACTCTATGCTCCCTCCCTTCCTCAACATTCTCCTTCCCAACTCTCCCTACACAAACTGAAGTAACCGTCTTGGTATGACTCTCCATCGAATAAACCATCTGCCCACCTCCAATAAAATCCCAGATCTTAACCGAATTCCCACCTGCAGTAGCAACTAACCCCCCAGATGGCAAAAAAACGACACTTTCAACTGGTTTTCCATGGTTAACCTCCATAACTGTTTTCGAACCAGTCACTCTCACATCCCAAAGCTTAACCGTATGATCATAAGACCCAGTGACACACATTTCATGACTAACAGGTGAAAAATCACCACAACGCACATAGTCCTTATGACCCAAAAGCTCTAAAAGTGGAGTCTCAGAAGCAACATCCCAGTACTTAACAACAGCATCATCGCCACCAGAGACCAAATGGAGCTTATCATGAAGTGGGTATTTGAGAAAACGTACCGGGCGTGTGTGGGACCTGAGTTTACGAAGTGGGGTCCGCGTTTTGACATCGAACACTTGGATTAGACCCGAGAGGTCAGACGCAGCGATCAAGAGGCCGTCACAGCGGAACGAGGCAGAGGAAACGACGTCGGAGAAGGAGGAGATGGTGGAGGAAGGAGAGAGGGTTTGGGGATTGAAGATTTTGAGTGAAGTGGAGTGAGTAGCGGCGAAGGGGTGAGGAGGCGAAGGAGAGAAAGTGAGGGAAGTGATGGAGGAGATGAGGTCTGGGATTTGGTGGTTTTTGAAGGAGGACCAGTACTTTGATTCTGGGGTTTGTTTTGGGGTTCTGGGTTTGGGTTTAAGCTTCGGTTTGATGGGTTTGAAGGTTGAATTTGGTTCCGCCATGGAAGGAGGTTGTGCAAAGTGAAAGCTCTAAATTTTGgaagtttagggttttagacAAGGAACACCGAAGATGTGTTATGTGCATCGTGTTGGTTGTGGGGTTTTAGGCTGAGAATTGATACGTCACCGTTTGGCTCTGTATTTGCCGCGCATGCAGGAAGGGGTAAAAAGGTAAATGCATATATAATACtctcttttgaatttttaataatgtagactatatagtatataaaaGGACCCATTATCCTCAACATATTGAAAccagaagataaaaaaaaaactcgccTCAAGGTCAAGGATTTACGTTGCTGAAGCAAGTGTAGAGTGAAGTGTTGTGATCAggaatcatttttttcttctccagtGAAAGTCATTTTCAAAACCTCATTTATTAATTATCACCCAAAACAGAACCATTTTTACAGGCGGCGGTTCCGGCAGAATGACGGTAGCAGGAGGCTGACGGTGGTGGCgccaaagatttctctctatcTCGCTCGCTCTTTATGTGCCTTTACggactctttctctctctactgtACAATACTCAGTCTCTTTTAATATCCCAAAGTCAAACTAcatagttttgattttttttttttacttaatcaaatattaaaattttattaaaaaattaaattttatttaatttttaaatctttaaaggaaaaaatatatatatatactggggaaaaaaaatgccaatttagttaaaaattttaagaatacagagagtagtaaaaaaaaaactggtattTAGTCTAGATAAACCCAAACCTATAATTTATTGAAGTAGTGAAAATTCACAAAACCCATCCTTCAAATCCAATTGAGCCtatgaacctttttttttaactattagctaaaaaaaatgtcattttgacacactaaaaggattattttatcttttttaatttatcactTTATTAATATGTCATATGTCACATCTCTTATTTTAATACATCATCATTaaaataacttcaaaaaaaaactcctacaaaaaaaagaaaaagaaataataaactcacgtgcatataaaaa
The sequence above is drawn from the Quercus lobata isolate SW786 chromosome 12, ValleyOak3.0 Primary Assembly, whole genome shotgun sequence genome and encodes:
- the LOC115971688 gene encoding protein SLOW WALKER 1-like, with product MAEPNSTFKPIKPKLKPKPRTPKQTPESKYWSSFKNHQIPDLISSITSLTFSPSPPHPFAATHSTSLKIFNPQTLSPSSTISSFSDVVSSASFRCDGLLIAASDLSGLIQVFDVKTRTPLRKLRSHTRPVRFLKYPLHDKLHLVSGGDDAVVKYWDVASETPLLELLGHKDYVRCGDFSPVSHEMCVTGSYDHTVKLWDVRVTGSKTVMEVNHGKPVESVVFLPSGGLVATAGGNSVKIWDFIGGGQMVYSMESHTKTVTSVCVGRVGKENVEEGREHRVLSVGLDGYMKVFDYGRMKVTHSMRFPAPLMSIGFSPDCGVRVIGSSNGVMYVGKRKTKEENMESGLRSFWSLGVEQERRVMRPSYFRYFHRGQGDKPKEGDYLVMRPKKVKLAEHDKLLKKFRHKEALVSVLGNKNPENVVAVMEELVARRKLLKCVENLDNEELGLLLMFLQKYSTVPRFSGLLMGLTKKVLEMRVEDIRSSEALKGQIRNLKRSVEEEIRMQHSLQELQGIISPLLRIAGRG